A genomic stretch from Coffea arabica cultivar ET-39 chromosome 10c, Coffea Arabica ET-39 HiFi, whole genome shotgun sequence includes:
- the LOC113714814 gene encoding splicing factor U2af large subunit A-like isoform X1, whose translation MLDYQSNGGDGGADDFNDSRSQHSHDGDNRERGSSRSRERERERERERERRRDRDREGERSRDRDREGERSRDRDRDRDREHDRDKDRHHRDRDRHRDRSDRRERERTRDRDDDDYHRSRDYDRRRDYDRAREERHRHRSRSRGGRSEHRSRSRSRSRSKSKRISGFDMAPPPDTLMHGATSLPLPGQVPAAAASAVPGVLPNMFSLPTGQLGALPVMPVHAMTQQATRHARRIYVGGLPPTANEQSIATFFSHVMSAIGGNTAGPGDAVVNVYINHEKKFAFVEMRSVEEASNAMALDGIIFEGAPVKVKRPTDYNPSLAATLGPSQPNPNLNLHAVGLTTGSAGGLDGPDRIFVGGVPYYFTEGQIRELLESFGPLRGFDLVKDRETGNSKGYAFCVYQDLSVTDIACAALNGIKMGDKTLTVKRANQSTAQPKPEQESVLLQVQQHIALQKLMLQPGTAATKVLCLTQVVTADELRDDEDYADILEDMRLECGKFGTLLNLVIPRPNPNGDLTPGVGKVFLEYADVESAAKARQGLHGRKYDGNQAVAVFYPENRFSQGDYDG comes from the exons ATGCTGGATTACCAAAGCAACGGCGGAGATGGCGGTGCCGATGATTTCAACGACTCCAGATCTCAA CATTCGCATGATGGTGATAATAGAGAAAGAGGGTCTTCTAGAAgcagggagagggagagggagagggagagggaaagggaaaggcGGAGAGACAGGGACCGTGAAGGTGAGCGGAGCAGAGACAGGGACCGTGAAGGTGAGCGGAGCAGAGACAGGGACAGGGACAGGGATAGGGAACATGATAGGGATAAGGATCGTCACCATAGGGATCGAGATCGCCACCGGGATCGAAGTGAtagaagagagagggagaggactCGAGACAGAGATGATGACGATTACCACCGGAGTCGGGATTATGACAG GCGAAGAGATTATGACAGAGCTAGGGAGGAGAGGCACAGACATAGGTCCAGATCTCGAGGGGGGAGATCAGAACACCGATCAAGGTCACGGTCTCGATCACGCTCCAAAAG CAAAAGGATCAGTGGCTTTGACATGGCACCTCCTCCTGATACTTTGATGCATGGTGCTACCTCTCTGCCTCTCCCAG GTCAGGTacctgctgctgctgcttcaGCTGTTCCTGGAGTCCTTCCCAACATGTTTTCATTGCCAACTGGACAG CTTGGAGCTTTACCTGTTATGCCCGTTCACGCTATGACTCAACAG GCCACTAGACATGCTCGACGGATATATGTTGGCGGACTTCCTCCAACAGCTAATGAACAG TCTATTGCGACCTTCTTCAGTCATGTGATGTCGGCAATTGGAGGAAACACTGCTGGTCCAG GGGATGCTGTTGTAAATGTTTACATCAACCACGAGAAGAAATTTGCTTTTGTGGAGATGAGGTCCGTTGAAGAGGCCAGTAATGCTATGGCATTGGATGGCATTATTTTTGAG GGAGCACCAGTTAAGGTGAAAAGACCCACAGACTACAATCCCTCATTAGCTGCTACTCTTGGTCCAAGCCAACCTAACCCAAATCTAAACCTTCATGCTGTTGGACTGACCACGGGTTCTGCTGGTGGGCTTGATGGTCCTGACCGTATTTTTGTGGGTGGTGTTCCCTATTATTTCACGGAAGGGCAGATCAGAGAGCTGCTGGAGTCCTTTGGGCCTCTTCGTGGTTTTGATCTGGTGAAAGATAGAGAGACTGGAAACTCTAAGGGCTATGCATTTTGTGTTTATCAGGATTTATCAGTGACTGATATCGCTTGTGCAGCACTTAATGGGATTAAGATGGGCGATAAAACTCTGACTGTTAAGCGTGCAAACCAGAGTACTGCACAACCTAAACCTGAGCAAGAAAGTGTTTTATTGCAAGTGCAGCAACACATAGCTTTGCAg AAACTCATGTTACAGCCTGGGACAGCGGCCACAAAGGTTTTATGCCTGACACAAGTGGTTACTGCCGATGAGCTGAGAGATGATGAGGACTATGCAGATATATTGGAGGACATGCGATTGGAATGTGGAAAATTTG GTACCTTGCTTAACCTGGTCATCCCACGGCCAAATCCAAATGGCGACCTGACACCAGGTGTTGGAAAG GTGTTTTTGGAGTATGCTGATGTTGAGAGTGCTGCAAAAGCTCGTCAAGGATTGCATGGAAGAAAATATGATGGAAATCAAGCGGTGGCTGTGTTTTACCCAGAGAATAGGTTCTCTCAAGGTGATTATGATGGCTAA
- the LOC113714814 gene encoding splicing factor U2af large subunit B-like isoform X2, whose product MFSLPTGQLGALPVMPVHAMTQQATRHARRIYVGGLPPTANEQSIATFFSHVMSAIGGNTAGPGDAVVNVYINHEKKFAFVEMRSVEEASNAMALDGIIFEGAPVKVKRPTDYNPSLAATLGPSQPNPNLNLHAVGLTTGSAGGLDGPDRIFVGGVPYYFTEGQIRELLESFGPLRGFDLVKDRETGNSKGYAFCVYQDLSVTDIACAALNGIKMGDKTLTVKRANQSTAQPKPEQESVLLQVQQHIALQKLMLQPGTAATKVLCLTQVVTADELRDDEDYADILEDMRLECGKFGTLLNLVIPRPNPNGDLTPGVGKVFLEYADVESAAKARQGLHGRKYDGNQAVAVFYPENRFSQGDYDG is encoded by the exons ATGTTTTCATTGCCAACTGGACAG CTTGGAGCTTTACCTGTTATGCCCGTTCACGCTATGACTCAACAG GCCACTAGACATGCTCGACGGATATATGTTGGCGGACTTCCTCCAACAGCTAATGAACAG TCTATTGCGACCTTCTTCAGTCATGTGATGTCGGCAATTGGAGGAAACACTGCTGGTCCAG GGGATGCTGTTGTAAATGTTTACATCAACCACGAGAAGAAATTTGCTTTTGTGGAGATGAGGTCCGTTGAAGAGGCCAGTAATGCTATGGCATTGGATGGCATTATTTTTGAG GGAGCACCAGTTAAGGTGAAAAGACCCACAGACTACAATCCCTCATTAGCTGCTACTCTTGGTCCAAGCCAACCTAACCCAAATCTAAACCTTCATGCTGTTGGACTGACCACGGGTTCTGCTGGTGGGCTTGATGGTCCTGACCGTATTTTTGTGGGTGGTGTTCCCTATTATTTCACGGAAGGGCAGATCAGAGAGCTGCTGGAGTCCTTTGGGCCTCTTCGTGGTTTTGATCTGGTGAAAGATAGAGAGACTGGAAACTCTAAGGGCTATGCATTTTGTGTTTATCAGGATTTATCAGTGACTGATATCGCTTGTGCAGCACTTAATGGGATTAAGATGGGCGATAAAACTCTGACTGTTAAGCGTGCAAACCAGAGTACTGCACAACCTAAACCTGAGCAAGAAAGTGTTTTATTGCAAGTGCAGCAACACATAGCTTTGCAg AAACTCATGTTACAGCCTGGGACAGCGGCCACAAAGGTTTTATGCCTGACACAAGTGGTTACTGCCGATGAGCTGAGAGATGATGAGGACTATGCAGATATATTGGAGGACATGCGATTGGAATGTGGAAAATTTG GTACCTTGCTTAACCTGGTCATCCCACGGCCAAATCCAAATGGCGACCTGACACCAGGTGTTGGAAAG GTGTTTTTGGAGTATGCTGATGTTGAGAGTGCTGCAAAAGCTCGTCAAGGATTGCATGGAAGAAAATATGATGGAAATCAAGCGGTGGCTGTGTTTTACCCAGAGAATAGGTTCTCTCAAGGTGATTATGATGGCTAA
- the LOC113714306 gene encoding pathogenesis-related thaumatin-like protein 3.5 encodes MAARYQNRDLLVILMFLLSVGPKYSQSARVFTIINNCKETIWPGVTPGENFNGGGFSLKPGESKIFTAPVSWSGRIWGRTGCNFDRNGNGTCQTGSCGTTLKCSASGKPPASLAEFTLTAQDFYDVSLVDGFNLPIVVTPINGSGNCSIAGCDNDLRPSCPQELSVKANGKTVACRSACDVFNTDEYCCRGVFGNPVTCQPTFYSKRFKQACPAAYSYAYDDPTSIFTCTGTDYVVAFCSSRRQPVCTYHNHKLVCSDSKGIKGLIGMQWMMIFGIAILTTNLWLYL; translated from the exons ATGGCAGCTCGATATCAAAATCGTGATTTATTGGTTATCTTGATGTTTCTTCTTTCAGTAG GGCCTAAATATTCACAGTCAGCAAGAGTTTTCACCATAATAAACAACTGCAAAGAGACAATCTGGCCTGGTGTCACACCAGGAGAGAACTTCAACGGTGGAGGCTTCTCATTAAAGCCCGGCGAATCTAAGATTTTCACAGCTCCTGTAAGTTGGTCAGGCAGAATATGGGGCAGAACAGGATGCAACTTCGACAGAAACGGCAATGGAACATGTCAAACCGGCAGCTGTGGCACAACCCTCAAATGTTCAGCCTCCGGAAAACCACCAGCCTCACTTGCTGAATTCACTCTCACAGCACAAGATTTCTATGACGTAAGCCTCGTCGATGGATTCAATTTGCCAATCGTCGTGACACCGATTAATGGTAGTGGAAATTGCAGCATTGCAGGATGTGACAATGATTTAAGGCCTAGTTGCCCTCAAGAGCTCTCTGTTAAGGCAAATGGGAAAACGGTGGCGTGCAGGAGTGCTTGTGATGTGTTTAATACAGATGAATATTGTTGCCGGGGAGTTTTTGGGAATCCAGTAACTTGCCAACCTACATTTTACTCCAAGAGATTTAAGCAGGCATGCCCTGCAGCTTATAGTTATGCATACGATGATCCAACCAGTATATTTACCTGCACTGGGACGGATTATGTGGTTGCATTTTGCTCATCAAG GCGTCAGCCTGTTTGCACCTATCACAACCACAAACTCGTTTGCAGTGATTCAAAGGGTATAAAAGGATTGATAGGTATGCAGTGGATGATGATTTTTGGAATAGCAATATTGACAACAAATTTGTGGTTATATCTTTGA